Sequence from the Nymphaea colorata isolate Beijing-Zhang1983 chromosome 9, ASM883128v2, whole genome shotgun sequence genome:
AATGGTCGTCCATGGCATTCAACATGCTCGACAACACATTTATTTCCAATTAATTGGCCGCATCATTCCAACCACGTTGATGGTTTTATCACCAGTAAAACAAATTGGCGTTCATTAGATGTACAGGCAACTTTAACGCCATGAATGCAAGCAACTGACTTCTATTTAGCACATGCAAGACCATAGAACAGTGGATGGTTCAAAAGAGGGCGAAGACCTAACCAGCTGATGCAACCAATGAACATACGCAGAATGCAGTACAAAACAGAACTCCGATACGTCATGAAGAGCGAACTACTGAAGGTTGAATAATGTGAAACGCCATGGGCATGTTTCGGGTTAATGATAAAATACGTAGCTTCTGAGGCCAAGCTTCCCTAGTTTTGAATCTCACCGGTTGATATTTCCCGGCAGCCCTTTCACATTGCAAGTTTTTTTATTCCTTTGGggcagtttcaaattttaaggctTCCTTTTTTATTATAATGATATAGAAAAGAGCCCACTGTTCGTTATTTTCTCAGTGAGAGCTATACTTTTCCTGAAAACTAAAGTGAACTTAAGTCTGGTAACATGAGAACTTTAAGGAGAAGGTCAGCTGCAATTCTATAACTAATTTATATTCTTACATACTCTTTTaggtaaagaaatttattttcttggCGTAATATGCAGAAGATATGATCGAAAATGTGAAAGAATGTCATCCTTACGGATCATATAGCAAAGTAAGCACGGTCACTGTCATATTTGGTCATGCAAATTATTTCCTACTTTTTGCTTAATTTCTCAATGTAGCTTTGTCATTCCGTTGGAACTTGTTAAGATCACTATAATTAATTCTTTGTACTAGTGTAGTTGGCTGGACTGGTGGATCAGTGAAAGTCTGGTCATCAGTTCAATTTTATTCCTAGTTCGATTCTATTCCTTTGCACTGAGAATAGTAAATAAACGACACTCTAGTTGATGgagatatgaaaaaaagattTGTATCTTAATGCAGTATTATACAATATCAGTTTCCTCCTTTCCCTGCAGTTCATATTTCTTTAGTGTAGTCAATTTTGGGCGGAAAAGTTAAGTTCAGATTTTTGAGTAACTTACACTTATCCCACTCAGCCCAATCCTGTTCAGTTCCAAAATCCTAGCATACAAAGTGGGAAGCTTTTGCGAAGATAAGCCTTACATCCATTTTATAATTCTGTCGCCACAACGGTATTTCTTTTCTAAGATTCAATTCAAAAACCCACTAAGTCATATATATTAAAGAACATGAGCACTAATACGAGTCTATTcaattcaacttgtttaagcCACGCAAACGTCGGATGTAAAGCAACTGCTTTACTTTATTAGACAACTCCACGCGATCTTAATATCGAAGAGGGGACCCAAGATACTggatatttttttaacatgtcAAAAAGGGGAACAAAATCCGGCAACGAATACATGCAAACACTCCACCTCTCAGATGGATCCATACGTCGAATCCAAGTTTGTAGCACGCAGCTGGAAAGGCCACATAACGTAGTGAAAGCCACAGCTTTTGTGTACTCTGGATCTCATCACCAGCATATGGGACAGAGGATAACTTTTCCCGTGACTTTCTTAGCCATCTTTTCCCCAGCTTGAGGGCAAAGGACAGCAGCAATGTCATATAACTGGATCCAATTTGGTTCCGGTGCACTAGAGATTGACAAAATATTCAAATCAGATCCGGACCACTTGCAGTCTTCGTTATCACTATTGTACACGGTGATGAAATTTTAGGTGgaaatataaataatttaaagttGGTGGAATTCgatcagaaagaaaaagaagaagaaggagatcTCGAAACCATATCCTCTAACAGTTGACGTCTCTAACCATGTGATTCACGCTTGGCTTTTTATTTGTAGAGATCACAAGAGATGAATGTTTATCTTGTGGGGTTTGCATTGGTAAGCCTCCTATCTCTAATATTATTAGATTGTTGCCTTCTCTTTTGTGAATACACAATGGAATCTTCCCCTTGAGGGGTCCCTTTTCATCCTTATAAAGGGACCGCCTTTGATTTTCCTTGAATCTTTTATCATGGGCATCACTTTCTTAGCTGATCAGGTCAAATACTTGTATCTTTTCAAGTGATAGGACTTAACATAGTTCTAGTATTAGTTTGTGTTAATTATCAAATCAGAAATATAAGGCATTGTTTCGTATAATATTGTTCACAAATGAGCCCTAAAGGTAGGTAAGTTTCCCAATACACAAAGGTCACGAGGATGTAAAGCTGAGGTTTGCAATcggaatggaaaaaaaaaaaaaaagagtgaaagaaAAGTTGCTGTCATCCATCAGTTGAACAGCACTTGGTCATGCGAACGAAGCAAGTGTTGCACGGCCGCTGAAGCGTTCCGTGTTCACACAAGATAATGAAAACTAAGCAAAATAGCTGTCATTAAGCATACCTGGTCACagtctttcccttttcccttttctcttttcttcttttaaaatgttcacatttcataatcttcatcaaaCTATGACACaaattatagtaaaaaaaattgaaacgaAATAGTGGGGGCAAGAAAAGTTGCCAACCATCCATCAGATTTCTGATAAGGATTGTCTTGATCATCAGTCTTATCACTATCTTTCTAAAGAGGTACATGCAAACCAAAGTGAATATCATATTGGAAAATACTCAAACCACAACATTTCCGCGCCTTTATAAGTTTATACTTACCTCATGGTCggctcctctctccctctctacacacacacacacacacacacacacaagaaaatacgACAGTCCTTAGATAACTACTGATAAGGGATGTCATATGCCTTTCGTATAATGTTCTGTGAAGAAGGACTGCAACCCAATTGGAAGAGTATCTGTGAGCGTATTGGAGTTCTTTTCCATGGACAAACATGATAGAGATTAGAGATGTTCAGCTTTGGTGGTGGCTGTGTCATGTCTGCATATGGGGAGTGGGGAGTTAGTAAACCTAATCACGGCCAAGTGATCAATCATCACTTTAGAACCCTCGTGTGGAACTCCCTTTCTGGAAGGCCCATAATTCAACTCCATATTAATTGCCTTTAGTACTCCTTGTGTGGGAGGAAGTTGACCcaagtcctctctctctctctctctctctctttatctccaCTGAGACCATAAACACCATTTCCATTAAGTTTGCCAATCTTGACCTTCAAGTTTCGAAGTCTAATTTGAGATCTCGACATGAAAGAGACGCATAGAATCCACCAACTGAAGCGGAATCTTAGATCCCCTTTCTAGTGGGCATATGAAATTCAATCTCTTTATAATTAATATCTTTGGGACCCATAGTAGATTCGCTGGATAATGTCCGAGATTTTCGGACTACGAAAGCCCCCTTAAAGTGAAGAATGTCAGTATCACAAGGCACGGTGAGAAGGCTCCTGCTTGGCCATAAACTAATGAGAAGACTCTTGCTTGTAGATCGGAAATGGGCGTTACCCAGTAGAATCTTTCGTTACTCGTGAGTTTCATAGCTTCCCCAAAGGGGAGTACAAGACGGCTATTTACATTAGGCTCAACTCTTGAAGCCAACAGCAGCTCGGCACACCAGGCCAGGGAAGTCTGCCTAAGATTAATATCATTAATAATTTATATGCCCATCTGCATAACCTAGAATGAGCAACGATACTTGCTTTTTGCTGCATGTCCTTACAATATCTGACCCGAGCCCTTCCcccaatccgttcttttgatcTGTCTATATCCTACCGACTGCATCTTTCAGTCTCAGCCCTCCaataaaaattgacaaaaggaaggaacaaaaatgaaaaagagaaaaaggaaagctcCACATGCTACTGCCCATACCACTTACATATGCAGGCCATGGTGCCTAGCTATGAGTTTCCTGTACTACGGAAAGATGTCAGGAACTTCCCAGCAGCCCAACACAGACACATCTCCAAAGCACcagagcgagcgagcgagcgagagtCCTTAAGCTTCAGATTGATAAAGAGAAATTATGAACTCGGGAAAGCGTCTTAATTGAATCAAAATGCCAATTTTGAGAACCAAACAGGTTTAGCATCATGGGGGTGATGATTGGTTGCCATGCAGGCAGTCTGTGATTCAAACTCGTGTTGGTGCTCCTGTGTAGCGTACAATATGCAGGCGTACAAGATGTACAGCCAAGAAGTTTTATGGCTGCTGTACAAGGGTTAGGTAGGTCTTCCTTCGAAGTCTGGTCGAGGAAGAGCGTACCAAACTGCGTTCAATTCCCACAAAGTTGTGCAACCATCCTAAGGTAATGCTTATAATTTTCCTTCATCTATACATATACACGCTTTTCACGTAGTGACATGTTTACAGCAGAAACCTTTTAGAAAAGGAAGAGCTTCCAACTACCCGCCATACATTTTCCCTTTACAAACTGCAGATATGGTAAAAGGAGGCGGGAGGAGAAAACCAAAAGCGTCTACAGAGGCAGAGGCCTCACCGAATCACCTTCTCTGCACTTGACTCTTGGTCGACACTCCGTACAGCGCCACCGGCACCGGCGTCTGGGGCGGGCGCCGGAGAGCAATTCTCTGGCAACCCGCATCTTTGGCACCTGCGAACGGTCGGAGGAGGTGgcgggggaggaggaggaggaggggcaGCGGCCTTCCGGGAGAGGAGGAGGCGGCAGGATGGGCAGGAGGAGTGGGACGCTAGCCAGGTATCGATGCAGGACGGGTGGAAGCAGTGGCCGCAGCGGGGGAGGACCCTCACCTGCTCGCCCGTTAGGAACTCGGACAGGCAGATGGCGCAGTCGGTGGACTTGCCGGCGCCGCCGTCGAAGGCCGCGACGGGAAGAGCGCGAATCGCTTTCTTCTTGAGGCCCTTGTTGGCTTCTGCGTCGTCGTAGTCGTCGTTATCGTTGTCGCGGCGGCCGATGCCGAAGCGGCGGAGGAAGGGGCACCAGCAGGCGCAGCGCGCCATGAAACCCAAGCCAACGAGGCAGATGAGAGTGCAGAGTAGCGCTGCCAGGATCACCACCGCATCCGAGTTCACCGCCCCGTTTGGCTGCTCAACGCTACCTCCCCCGGTCGACGCCGGCGGGTCAGCCAGCAGCCGCCGGGAGAGTCTCGCCCCTGAAATTGAGTGGGAGAGTGGCATCGAGTGTTTCTTTCTggcgcgagagggagagagatggagagcGAAGGGAGTGTGTGAGAGTGATGAGCTCCTCCCTCTTtaaaaaggagaagaggaaggagaaggattGGGGATTTTCTGGGGACATGAAATTCGGATACCAGATAGGCCTTGGATTTGACTGTTGGATTTGGTTCTATTCGAGTTCGGATCTGAGACTGGGTATTTTAATATATGTCTgtacaaaaatcagatttggatatgattaCTATCAAACATCCCAACATTAAAAAGTATTAAATCCGAACCATTGGAAAATTATAATTAGAATCAGGGATCCAAAATCTCTTACTTAAAATCAGGGAACCTTAGAAAACGAAAAGAGAACCCTTAAAAAAAAGtagcaaaattaaaaataagaatttatGCGAGGTCCTCATATGGTTGAAGCTATACTAAAAGTTGAATTTCTTTAGAAAAGTGTTACCGATTGATTCTATATAGTTTCAGCTGCAAGTCATGAGCTTGAAGTCATACTAAAAGTTGAACTGCTTTAGAAAAGTGTTACCAATTGATTATAGACAGCGCAATTCTACAGGTAGTCTCGGCACTTTTCTGAAACCCTTCAGCCTTTAGTATGACTTCAAGCTCAAGAGTTGCAGTTGAGACTATGTATAGAATTGCAATGTCTATAAACAAAGGGAAACGCTTTTCTAAAGCAGTTCAACCTTTAGCATGGCTTCATTCTCATTGCGTTATTTTTACTACTTCTTTAGccgcgtttgatggtttggaactttaattcaagaatgaaaatttcag
This genomic interval carries:
- the LOC116260898 gene encoding RING-H2 finger protein ATL8-like, translating into MPLSHSISGARLSRRLLADPPASTGGGSVEQPNGAVNSDAVVILAALLCTLICLVGLGFMARCACWCPFLRRFGIGRRDNDNDDYDDAEANKGLKKKAIRALPVAAFDGGAGKSTDCAICLSEFLTGEQVRVLPRCGHCFHPSCIDTWLASHSSCPSCRLLLSRKAAAPPPPPPPPPPPTVRRCQRCGLPENCSPAPAPDAGAGGAVRSVDQESSAEKVIR